Proteins from one Chroococcidiopsis sp. CCMEE 29 genomic window:
- the ctaD gene encoding cytochrome c oxidase subunit I → MTQAQLQETANQPARVEEPGQRHWRDYFTFNTDHKVIGIQYLVTTFVFYCIGGFLADLVRTELRTPESDFVSPEVYNSLFTLHATIMIFLWIVPAGAGFANYLIPLMIGAKDMAFPRLNAVAFWMIPPAGILLIVSLLIGDAAEAGWTSYPPLSLVTGQVGEGIWIMSVLVLGTSSILGAINFLVTLLKMRTPGMSVNQMPLFCWSMFATSALTLLATPVLASALILLGFDLLAGTTFFNPTGGGDPIVYQHMFWFYSHPAVYIMILPFFGVISEVIPVNARKPIFGYKAIAYSSLAISFLGLIVWAHHMFTSGIPGWLRMFFMITTMVIAVPTGIKVFSWLGTLWGGKLRLNSALLFAMGFISLFVIGGISGVMLAAVPFDIHVHDTYFVVAHLHYVLFGGSVMGIYAGFYHWFPKMTGRMLNEFWGRVHFALTYIGMNLAFLPMHKLGMMGMNRRIAVYPPEFADLNLICTIGAYLLAVSTLPFIVNAIWSWMYGPKAGNNPWQALTLEWMTTSPPAIENFDELPVLATGPYDYGMSPGQTEVEDVPLADEKEPILAAGPKSVLRADPDPDVAVNPEDRK, encoded by the coding sequence ATGACACAAGCACAGCTACAAGAAACCGCCAATCAACCTGCCCGTGTCGAGGAACCGGGACAGCGGCATTGGCGAGACTACTTTACCTTTAACACCGACCATAAGGTAATTGGGATTCAATACCTGGTCACTACGTTTGTTTTTTACTGTATTGGTGGCTTTTTAGCGGACTTAGTTCGCACGGAACTGCGAACCCCAGAGAGCGATTTTGTCAGTCCTGAGGTTTATAACAGTTTGTTTACGCTCCACGCCACGATCATGATTTTTCTGTGGATCGTCCCGGCTGGAGCGGGGTTTGCTAACTACCTGATTCCCTTGATGATTGGGGCAAAAGATATGGCATTCCCACGCTTGAATGCCGTCGCCTTTTGGATGATCCCACCTGCTGGGATTTTGCTGATCGTCAGCTTACTGATTGGTGACGCAGCCGAGGCAGGTTGGACTTCCTACCCCCCGCTTAGCCTAGTCACTGGACAAGTCGGTGAGGGAATTTGGATTATGAGTGTCCTGGTGCTAGGTACCTCATCGATTTTGGGTGCAATCAATTTTCTTGTCACCCTATTAAAGATGCGGACACCCGGAATGAGTGTGAATCAGATGCCCTTATTCTGCTGGTCAATGTTTGCGACCTCTGCCTTGACACTGTTAGCAACGCCAGTACTAGCAAGCGCGCTGATTCTACTAGGGTTTGACTTACTCGCAGGAACTACATTTTTTAACCCGACTGGGGGTGGCGATCCAATTGTGTACCAGCATATGTTCTGGTTCTACTCCCACCCAGCAGTTTACATCATGATCCTGCCTTTCTTCGGGGTGATCTCGGAGGTTATACCCGTCAATGCCCGCAAACCAATTTTTGGTTATAAGGCGATCGCCTATTCCAGTCTGGCAATCAGCTTTTTAGGTTTAATTGTCTGGGCGCACCACATGTTCACTAGTGGTATCCCCGGCTGGTTGCGGATGTTCTTCATGATCACCACGATGGTCATCGCCGTACCTACTGGAATTAAGGTGTTCAGCTGGTTGGGAACCCTTTGGGGAGGCAAACTCCGGTTAAACAGTGCCTTGCTATTTGCGATGGGCTTTATCAGCCTATTCGTCATCGGCGGTATTAGTGGTGTGATGTTGGCAGCAGTGCCGTTCGATATTCACGTTCACGATACATATTTTGTGGTGGCTCACCTGCACTACGTCCTATTTGGCGGTAGCGTGATGGGAATTTATGCTGGTTTCTACCACTGGTTCCCCAAAATGACCGGACGGATGCTGAACGAATTTTGGGGTAGGGTTCATTTTGCTTTGACCTATATCGGGATGAATCTAGCCTTCTTGCCCATGCACAAGCTGGGGATGATGGGTATGAACCGCCGAATTGCTGTGTATCCGCCTGAATTTGCGGATCTCAATCTCATTTGCACGATCGGAGCCTATCTGCTAGCAGTTTCCACCCTTCCCTTTATCGTCAATGCTATTTGGAGCTGGATGTACGGTCCCAAAGCAGGTAACAACCCCTGGCAAGCACTCACCCTAGAGTGGATGACTACCTCACCGCCAGCGATCGAGAATTTTGACGAACTGCCTGTTTTGGCAACTGGACCTTATGACTACGGCATGAGCCCAGGTCAAACTGAGGTAGAAGATGTACCTTTAGCGGATGAGAAAGAGCCTATTTTGGCTGCTGGACCTAAATCAGTTTTACGTGCCGACCCCGACCCAGATGTAGCCGTCAATCCAGAAGATCGCAAATAA
- a CDS encoding cytochrome c oxidase subunit II, which translates to MNIPNSIWTLLIGIVLTLVSLWYGQNHGLLPIAASDEAVLVDGLFNAMMTVSVGLFLLVEGVLIYTAFKYRRRPGDNSDAPPVFGNVPLEILWTAIPAIIVMGISIYSFDVYNSIGGFNPHDVHDTPVTQEAVRMPGAAIAATLSDTPPSTGPNLNQEKSEQAREDPATAAVRNDDQIPQKRDAPGTGVVSPTIGPSPDREGKPPGLTVNVTGLQFAWIFTYPDTGVVSSEMHVPMGREIQVSMTANDVIHAFWVPELRLKQDAIPGRQSEIRFTPRIAGEYWLICAELCGAYHGAMKTKFIVEKPEAFDQWMQEQQVASKEALNQAVAANPADLSPAEFLAPYTHNMGIQPEMLQQIHASHAHH; encoded by the coding sequence GTGAACATCCCAAATTCTATTTGGACCTTACTTATCGGCATCGTGCTGACACTAGTCAGCCTCTGGTACGGTCAAAATCATGGTCTGTTGCCGATAGCAGCATCAGATGAAGCTGTTTTGGTGGACGGTCTGTTCAACGCGATGATGACTGTATCAGTGGGCTTGTTTCTACTGGTCGAGGGCGTTCTGATTTACACTGCATTTAAATATCGTCGTCGTCCGGGTGACAACTCAGATGCGCCACCAGTTTTTGGTAACGTACCGCTAGAAATTCTCTGGACGGCGATCCCAGCGATTATAGTCATGGGAATTTCTATTTATAGTTTTGATGTTTACAACTCTATAGGTGGCTTCAATCCCCATGACGTGCATGATACCCCGGTAACGCAGGAAGCAGTGAGAATGCCTGGGGCAGCGATCGCAGCCACTTTGAGCGATACACCCCCCAGTACAGGTCCCAACCTCAATCAAGAAAAATCTGAGCAGGCAAGGGAAGATCCTGCCACTGCAGCAGTTCGCAATGACGATCAAATTCCCCAGAAAAGAGACGCTCCAGGCACAGGTGTCGTTTCTCCCACAATTGGACCGAGTCCTGATCGAGAAGGTAAACCACCTGGATTGACAGTTAACGTCACGGGTTTGCAATTCGCCTGGATTTTTACTTACCCGGATACTGGCGTTGTCTCCAGTGAAATGCACGTCCCTATGGGTCGTGAGATTCAAGTGAGTATGACAGCCAACGATGTCATCCATGCTTTTTGGGTGCCGGAGCTGCGCCTGAAGCAGGATGCAATTCCTGGTCGACAAAGTGAAATTCGGTTCACACCGAGAATAGCGGGTGAGTACTGGCTAATCTGTGCCGAACTCTGTGGTGCATACCACGGAGCAATGAAGACAAAATTTATTGTCGAGAAACCAGAAGCATTTGACCAGTGGATGCAAGAGCAACAAGTCGCCAGCAAAGAAGCACTGAATCAAGCAGTTGCAGCCAATCCTGCCGATTTATCCCCCGCTGAATTCCTAGCTCCTTACACCCACAACATGGGAATTCAGCCGGAAATGCTACAGCAAATTCACGCTTCTCATGCTCATCATTAG
- a CDS encoding PAS domain-containing protein translates to MNVDTFAQQLKTMQWRLDELYQDAQATVQVKPDLLPLAFKELGIVSEELEVAVEELQQQNAALANARQVIETERQRYQELFQFAPNGYLVTDESGTIQEANHAAAKLLNVSQRFLVGKPLLVFVAEAERQSFHTQLLQLRTSEQVKEWEISLCPRDGKPFRASLTGTIISDWTGKADGLRLCIRDISSAGRELCLYNPADLELEIERNDSDPYEVCPKHVYLKGEMISLKPQTIWVVSRGIVKLSTISETGEEVLVGLAGPSMPFGSNLTTLKTYQATALSEVELACFSLTDIATYPSLAQKVLPQINQRLRQTEALLAISGQRHVKDRLHNLLLLLKKEIGQPVEQGTRLSVRFTHQDLASACSTTRVTITRMLGKLQAQGKIILDSQNHIILKEQDI, encoded by the coding sequence ATGAATGTAGACACGTTTGCTCAACAATTAAAAACAATGCAGTGGCGATTGGATGAGCTATATCAAGATGCTCAAGCTACGGTACAGGTGAAACCCGATCTGTTGCCGCTAGCTTTTAAGGAGTTGGGCATCGTCTCAGAAGAACTAGAAGTTGCTGTAGAAGAATTGCAGCAACAAAATGCAGCACTGGCAAATGCACGACAAGTTATAGAAACAGAACGCCAGCGCTACCAAGAATTATTTCAGTTCGCACCCAATGGCTATTTAGTAACTGACGAGTCAGGAACAATTCAGGAAGCCAACCATGCCGCAGCTAAGCTGCTCAATGTCTCGCAGCGGTTTTTGGTGGGAAAACCACTGCTAGTTTTTGTAGCTGAGGCAGAGCGCCAGTCTTTTCATACTCAACTTCTCCAACTGCGAACATCAGAACAGGTGAAGGAGTGGGAGATAAGCCTTTGTCCGCGTGACGGTAAGCCTTTTAGAGCTTCCTTAACGGGAACAATTATAAGTGATTGGACAGGTAAGGCAGACGGACTACGTCTATGTATACGTGATATTAGCAGTGCTGGCCGCGAGTTGTGCTTATACAATCCGGCAGACCTAGAGTTAGAGATAGAAAGAAATGATTCCGATCCCTATGAAGTTTGCCCAAAGCACGTTTATTTAAAGGGAGAGATGATTTCTCTCAAACCTCAAACTATTTGGGTCGTCTCTCGAGGCATTGTAAAATTGAGTACGATTAGTGAAACTGGCGAAGAAGTGCTCGTAGGGTTGGCAGGACCCTCAATGCCTTTTGGTTCCAATTTGACTACGTTAAAGACTTATCAAGCGACAGCTCTTTCTGAAGTTGAGCTAGCATGCTTTTCTTTAACAGATATAGCAACCTATCCTAGTTTGGCTCAAAAAGTTTTACCTCAAATTAATCAGAGATTACGGCAAACAGAAGCTCTGTTAGCTATTTCTGGACAGCGACATGTAAAAGACCGTTTGCATAATCTATTGCTGCTGTTGAAAAAAGAAATTGGTCAACCTGTGGAGCAAGGAACTCGTTTGAGTGTTCGCTTCACCCACCAGGATCTTGCCTCCGCCTGCTCTACCACCCGAGTGACAATTACAAGAATGCTAGGTAAGCTACAAGCACAAGGCAAAATTATTCTAGATTCCCAGAATCATATTATTTTAAAAGAGCAAGATATTTAG
- a CDS encoding TldD/PmbA family protein, with the protein MSFQHSEALELAFNQLSSLLIDGLKGDENLSIELESEQSHFIRFNAAKVRQSGMVADGTIKLRLIHNQRTAFAAFPFTGNLAVDSAAGLENLNYLRQEVTQLPEDPYIVLPENKGSSREIYTGNLLAPDQAISAILPAAQNVDFTGIYAAGVVIRANANSAGQQHWFATDSFFLDYSMITPSEKAVKGTFAGKSWDQEQYQTQIEVSRTQLKALDVPAKAILPGRYRTYFAPAATAALVDMFSWGAVSESSLRQGGSALAKLRQGKKLSSHLHLQENFSRGTVPRFNELGETAPEVLPLIEKGELVNTLVNSRTAKEYNIVANGANSSESLRAPEVGTGSLKSEDILQTIGTGLYLSNLHYLNWSDRTGGRITGMTRYACFWVENGEIVAPIENLRFDESLYACFGDNLEALTNFPEFVPETSTYGSRQLGGSLVPGMLVRDFTFTL; encoded by the coding sequence ATGAGCTTTCAGCATTCTGAAGCTTTGGAGTTAGCATTCAATCAACTTTCAAGCTTGCTGATTGATGGCTTAAAAGGGGATGAAAACCTCTCGATTGAGTTAGAAAGCGAGCAAAGCCACTTTATCCGCTTTAATGCTGCAAAAGTTCGGCAATCGGGTATGGTTGCAGATGGAACGATCAAACTTCGGTTGATTCACAATCAGCGCACAGCTTTTGCCGCTTTTCCTTTTACCGGAAATCTAGCGGTTGATAGTGCTGCTGGACTCGAAAACTTAAATTACTTGCGTCAGGAAGTTACTCAGCTGCCTGAAGATCCCTACATTGTTTTGCCAGAAAATAAAGGTTCGAGTCGAGAGATTTATACAGGTAACTTATTAGCTCCAGATCAAGCAATTTCTGCTATTCTCCCTGCGGCACAGAACGTTGACTTTACGGGAATTTATGCTGCCGGGGTGGTGATTCGAGCGAATGCTAATTCTGCTGGACAGCAGCACTGGTTTGCCACTGATTCTTTTTTTCTAGACTATTCGATGATTACGCCTTCAGAAAAAGCAGTGAAGGGAACTTTTGCTGGAAAAAGCTGGGATCAGGAACAATATCAGACACAAATTGAGGTATCTAGAACCCAGCTGAAAGCACTGGATGTACCAGCCAAAGCAATTCTACCAGGACGATATCGCACCTATTTTGCACCTGCGGCAACGGCGGCGTTAGTGGATATGTTTTCCTGGGGTGCTGTGAGTGAATCATCTCTACGGCAAGGTGGTAGTGCGCTAGCTAAGCTGCGGCAGGGAAAAAAGCTTTCTTCCCACTTGCATCTGCAGGAAAACTTTAGTAGAGGAACTGTACCCAGATTTAATGAGCTAGGGGAAACAGCACCTGAAGTGCTGCCTTTGATCGAGAAGGGCGAGTTGGTTAATACTTTGGTTAATTCCCGTACTGCCAAAGAATATAATATCGTTGCGAATGGTGCCAATAGCTCGGAGTCTTTAAGAGCACCGGAAGTTGGTACGGGTAGCTTAAAGTCTGAAGATATTCTCCAGACTATAGGAACTGGATTGTATCTCTCGAATCTCCACTACTTAAACTGGAGCGATCGCACAGGTGGTCGGATTACAGGAATGACCCGCTACGCCTGTTTCTGGGTGGAAAACGGTGAGATCGTTGCACCAATCGAAAACTTGAGATTTGATGAGAGCCTCTATGCCTGTTTTGGGGATAACTTAGAAGCACTGACAAATTTCCCAGAATTTGTTCCTGAAACTAGCACCTACGGCTCGCGTCAACTGGGTGGCTCTCTGGTGCCAGGAATGCTGGTGCGTGATTTTACTTTTACCCTATAG
- a CDS encoding GH1 family beta-glucosidase — protein sequence MLDYQFPENFIWGVATAAYQIEGAVEEDGRQPSVWDTFCATPGRILNGDTGAIACDHYHRYEADIKLMASLGIKHYRFSIAWSRIIPDGRGTVNEAGIDFYKRLVDCLQGHDITPHATLFHWDSPQALEDLYGSWQSREIAKDYADYVTAVVSRLGDRITHWMTINEIACFTHMGYGFGVDPPHAPGKRVSSKKEVWQTSHHALLAHGLGCQAIRAASPVKCSVALVDNIAVTVPINESPIHIAAAKSAFHTCGQNGGIIFPALTGAYSPAMLELLGQDAPDIHSGDLETIHQPLDAIGLNIYTGTYVRAANTQLGYEFLNFPQGYPRMHMPWLHILPESIYWGIRHISETLGRNDLPAFITENGCAAQDEVNVNGEVIDTDRIMYLRQYIRAAHRAVAEGYPLKGYFLWSFMDNFEWAWGYDRRFGITYVDYSTQKRIPKASFEWYDECIRNNRVV from the coding sequence AGTGTGTGGGATACCTTCTGTGCTACCCCCGGACGCATTCTTAACGGCGATACTGGGGCGATCGCTTGCGACCATTATCATCGCTACGAAGCTGATATCAAGCTGATGGCATCTCTTGGGATCAAGCATTATCGCTTCAGTATTGCCTGGTCGCGCATTATTCCCGATGGTCGGGGAACAGTGAATGAAGCGGGCATTGATTTCTATAAGCGCCTGGTAGATTGCCTGCAAGGCCACGATATTACTCCCCATGCTACTTTGTTTCATTGGGATAGCCCTCAAGCCCTAGAAGACTTATATGGTTCTTGGCAGAGTCGAGAGATAGCTAAAGATTACGCCGACTATGTGACAGCGGTGGTAAGCCGGTTAGGCGATCGCATTACTCACTGGATGACGATAAACGAAATTGCTTGTTTTACCCACATGGGCTATGGATTTGGAGTTGACCCACCCCACGCTCCAGGCAAGCGTGTTAGTAGTAAAAAAGAAGTGTGGCAAACTTCTCACCACGCCTTACTTGCCCACGGCTTAGGCTGTCAAGCTATCCGTGCTGCTTCACCGGTTAAATGTTCTGTAGCCTTGGTGGACAACATCGCAGTAACAGTTCCAATTAACGAATCACCTATCCATATAGCAGCGGCTAAGAGCGCGTTTCACACCTGTGGACAAAATGGCGGGATTATTTTCCCCGCCCTTACTGGTGCCTACAGTCCAGCAATGCTTGAGTTGTTAGGACAAGATGCCCCAGATATCCACTCAGGTGACTTAGAAACAATTCATCAACCGCTTGATGCGATCGGGCTTAATATCTATACTGGCACTTACGTTCGTGCTGCCAACACTCAATTAGGCTACGAATTCCTCAACTTTCCTCAAGGCTACCCGCGAATGCATATGCCCTGGCTGCACATCTTGCCGGAGAGTATCTATTGGGGCATCCGTCATATCAGCGAGACTTTGGGACGTAATGACTTACCTGCATTCATCACTGAAAATGGCTGTGCAGCACAAGATGAAGTGAATGTCAATGGTGAAGTGATTGACACCGACCGGATTATGTATCTGCGACAGTACATTCGAGCCGCTCATCGTGCCGTTGCCGAGGGTTATCCTCTCAAGGGATACTTCCTTTGGAGCTTCATGGACAACTTCGAGTGGGCTTGGGGCTATGATCGCCGCTTTGGGATTACTTATGTAGATTACAGCACCCAAAAACGGATTCCGAAAGCCAGCTTTGAGTGGTATGACGAATGTATCCGCAACAACCGCGTTGTTTAA
- a CDS encoding heme-copper oxidase subunit III, with translation MQSPTIDPAKTTLNYHHKAETTTAHHEEHPDHRIFGLIVFLVAEGMIFLGLFGAYLAFRATLPSWPPEGTPELELLLPGVNTIILISSSFVIHNADTAIKKNDVSGMRTWLGITAAMGAIFLAGQVYEYTHLEFGLTTNLFASAFYVLTGFHGLHVCIGVLAIVAVLWRSRVTGHYDKEKHFGVEAAEIYWHFVDVVWIFLFGLLYLL, from the coding sequence ATGCAAAGTCCAACTATTGATCCAGCTAAGACTACTCTCAATTATCACCACAAAGCTGAAACTACAACTGCTCATCACGAAGAGCATCCAGATCACCGAATCTTTGGGCTGATTGTGTTCCTGGTGGCTGAGGGAATGATTTTTCTCGGTTTGTTTGGAGCCTATTTGGCATTTCGGGCTACTTTACCCAGTTGGCCACCAGAAGGAACGCCAGAGTTAGAACTATTGCTGCCTGGAGTCAACACCATAATTCTGATTTCTAGCAGTTTTGTGATCCACAATGCCGACACAGCGATTAAAAAGAACGATGTGTCTGGGATGCGAACCTGGTTGGGAATTACTGCTGCTATGGGTGCAATTTTCTTAGCAGGACAAGTCTATGAATACACTCATCTGGAATTTGGTCTTACCACCAATTTGTTTGCCAGCGCCTTTTATGTCCTGACCGGATTTCACGGATTGCACGTTTGTATTGGAGTTTTGGCGATTGTTGCTGTATTGTGGCGATCGCGCGTCACTGGGCACTACGACAAAGAAAAACACTTTGGTGTAGAAGCCGCAGAAATCTACTGGCACTTCGTTGATGTCGTGTGGATTTTTCTGTTCGGACTGCTATATCTTCTTTAA
- a CDS encoding transposase has product MGALEKKDLRRERERDEAKRGAFVAQLATLWRSQRVDVDESGMDERDDYGYGWCEQGKRFEALKSGTRAGRVNMIAACQSN; this is encoded by the coding sequence TTGGGTGCACTCGAAAAAAAAGACCTACGGCGTGAGCGTGAACGCGATGAAGCTAAACGTGGCGCTTTCGTAGCGCAACTGGCAACCCTGTGGCGATCGCAACGGGTGGATGTAGATGAATCGGGAATGGACGAGCGTGATGACTATGGCTACGGCTGGTGTGAGCAGGGCAAGCGGTTTGAGGCACTCAAGTCTGGAACAAGAGCAGGACGGGTGAACATGATTGCAGCTTGTCAATCTAATTAA
- the ald gene encoding alanine dehydrogenase, with protein MEIGVPKETKDQEFRVGLSPSSVRVLGENGHTVFIETGAGGGAGFTDEDYRQAKAKIVATAEDAWNRELVVKVKEPLLPEYRFLQKEQMLFTYLHLAADRGLTEHLIDCGVTAIAYETVEQPGSNKLPLLTPMSIIAGRLAVQFGARFLERQQGGRGVLLGGVPGVRPGRVAILGGGVVGTEAARIAVGMGATVQILDVNVDRLSYLETVFGSRVELLYSNSTQIEAVVREADLLIGAVLVPGRRAPILVSRNLIKHMHPGSVIVDVAVDQGGCIETVHPTSHTSPTYLKEGVVHYGVPNMPGAVPWTATQALNNSTLPYVLQLANFGLKALEINPALASGVNVQNHRLVHPAVKEVFPDLVN; from the coding sequence ATGGAAATTGGCGTTCCCAAGGAAACGAAGGATCAGGAGTTTCGCGTTGGGTTGAGTCCGAGTAGTGTGCGGGTGCTGGGTGAGAATGGTCATACAGTCTTTATCGAAACAGGAGCTGGTGGAGGTGCTGGATTTACAGATGAAGACTATCGGCAAGCCAAAGCAAAAATTGTCGCCACAGCGGAAGATGCGTGGAATCGTGAGCTAGTTGTCAAAGTTAAAGAGCCGCTGTTGCCGGAGTATCGATTTCTGCAAAAAGAGCAGATGTTGTTTACCTACTTGCATTTGGCAGCTGACCGGGGTTTAACTGAGCATTTGATTGATTGTGGTGTAACGGCGATCGCCTACGAAACCGTAGAACAACCTGGTAGTAACAAACTACCTCTACTTACTCCCATGAGTATCATTGCTGGTCGCTTGGCAGTGCAATTTGGAGCTAGGTTTCTAGAACGACAGCAAGGGGGACGGGGGGTACTATTGGGCGGTGTTCCTGGGGTCAGACCAGGCAGAGTCGCGATTTTAGGCGGTGGTGTAGTCGGAACAGAAGCCGCCCGGATTGCTGTGGGTATGGGTGCAACAGTGCAAATTTTGGATGTCAATGTAGATCGTTTATCCTACCTGGAAACTGTATTTGGCTCCAGAGTAGAACTACTTTACAGTAACTCCACTCAGATCGAAGCTGTGGTTCGAGAAGCAGACTTGTTAATCGGCGCGGTTTTAGTACCGGGTCGCCGAGCCCCAATCCTCGTATCTCGGAACCTTATAAAACACATGCATCCTGGTTCTGTCATTGTTGATGTTGCTGTTGACCAAGGCGGTTGTATAGAAACAGTGCACCCAACATCCCACACCAGTCCCACCTACCTAAAAGAGGGTGTGGTGCATTATGGAGTTCCCAATATGCCAGGGGCTGTACCCTGGACAGCGACGCAGGCGCTGAATAACAGTACCCTGCCTTATGTATTGCAGTTGGCTAATTTTGGACTCAAGGCGCTGGAAATCAACCCAGCTTTAGCCAGTGGCGTAAATGTGCAAAACCATCGTTTGGTTCACCCTGCCGTAAAAGAAGTGTTTCCCGACTTGGTTAATTAG
- a CDS encoding TldD/PmbA family protein, with translation MHFDLQKSLNALDLPADWIGLRQVSETATTRYVRDGKPQANGRSKTQGVMVEVLANGQFGYGATNRLEPESIRLAAEMAYQQATTASQWGIHKFNLAQRPVAVGQYYSPFLKPLSALSVQDINSLLFKVCETLKVSDKIVKTTALAQITETEVQFVSTNGSDVYQQFLVVTTDYAATAQDGHVIQKRSDNGMVARCYQAGMEVFDEHSVLNRALRVGEQAIELLSAEECPTTTTTLVLAPDQMLLQIHESIGHPLEIDRILGDERNYAGSSFVKLSDFGHLVYGSPLMNVTFDPTVPGEFASYAFDDAGTPATREYLIKEGLLLRGLGSLESQARAKVPGVANFRASSWNRAPIDRMANINLEPGTAAFDDMIGSIEHGIYMESNRSWSIDDYRNKFQFGCEYAKLIENGKLTNTLKNPNYRGVTNQFWRSLCQIGNASTVEVYGSPYCGKGEPNQAIRVGHASPVCVFKDIEVFGGAA, from the coding sequence ATGCACTTCGATCTGCAAAAATCACTGAACGCACTTGACTTACCTGCTGATTGGATCGGTTTACGCCAAGTTTCTGAAACCGCAACAACCCGATATGTCAGAGATGGTAAACCCCAAGCCAATGGTAGAAGCAAAACTCAAGGTGTCATGGTTGAGGTTTTAGCTAATGGACAGTTTGGCTATGGAGCAACCAACCGTTTAGAGCCAGAGAGCATTCGCTTAGCCGCAGAAATGGCCTATCAGCAGGCTACAACTGCCTCCCAGTGGGGAATTCATAAATTCAATTTAGCCCAAAGACCCGTAGCAGTTGGTCAATATTACTCCCCGTTTCTGAAGCCGCTCAGTGCTTTAAGCGTTCAGGATATCAATAGTTTATTGTTCAAAGTCTGCGAAACACTAAAAGTCTCAGATAAAATTGTCAAAACCACTGCCCTGGCACAAATAACTGAAACTGAAGTGCAATTTGTCAGCACTAATGGTTCGGACGTATATCAACAGTTTTTAGTAGTTACTACTGACTACGCTGCCACAGCTCAAGATGGTCACGTCATCCAAAAGCGGAGTGATAACGGCATGGTTGCTCGCTGCTACCAAGCTGGCATGGAAGTTTTTGACGAACACTCGGTCCTGAATCGAGCGCTGCGGGTGGGTGAACAAGCGATTGAACTACTGTCCGCTGAGGAATGTCCAACCACAACGACAACACTGGTGTTAGCACCAGACCAGATGTTGCTGCAAATCCATGAAAGCATTGGTCATCCTCTAGAAATCGATCGCATTCTGGGTGATGAACGGAATTATGCTGGCTCCAGTTTTGTCAAACTCTCAGATTTTGGTCATCTGGTTTATGGCTCTCCTTTAATGAATGTAACTTTCGATCCCACAGTCCCAGGGGAATTTGCCAGCTATGCCTTCGACGATGCTGGTACGCCTGCTACTAGAGAATACCTAATTAAAGAGGGACTGCTGCTGCGGGGTCTTGGTAGCTTAGAGAGTCAAGCCAGAGCCAAAGTACCTGGAGTTGCCAACTTCCGAGCCAGTTCGTGGAATCGAGCCCCGATTGACCGAATGGCAAACATCAATCTTGAACCAGGAACCGCTGCCTTTGATGACATGATTGGCTCGATTGAGCATGGAATCTATATGGAATCCAATCGCTCCTGGTCCATTGATGATTATCGCAATAAGTTCCAGTTTGGCTGCGAGTATGCCAAGCTGATTGAAAATGGCAAGCTGACAAATACACTCAAAAATCCTAACTATCGGGGGGTTACTAATCAGTTTTGGCGCAGCTTATGCCAAATTGGCAATGCCTCCACTGTGGAAGTTTATGGTTCCCCCTATTGCGGTAAGGGCGAGCCGAATCAAGCAATTCGAGTTGGTCACGCCTCACCTGTATGTGTATTTAAGGACATTGAAGTATTCGGAGGCGCAGCATGA
- a CDS encoding IS630 transposase-related protein: MRDALMAGAYSDDLREKVITAIERGEKKSQISRMFNISRDTIDRWLKRRSATGSVQAAQGYQRGHSHRISDWDEFRALAQTYGDKTLAEMAQLWQGDISERTMSRALAQIGCTRKKRPTA, translated from the coding sequence ATGCGGGATGCTCTAATGGCTGGTGCTTACAGTGATGACCTGCGAGAAAAAGTGATAACGGCAATCGAGCGGGGTGAGAAGAAAAGCCAGATCAGCCGGATGTTCAACATCAGCCGCGACACGATTGATCGATGGCTCAAACGCCGCAGCGCCACTGGCAGTGTTCAAGCCGCCCAAGGCTATCAACGCGGGCATAGCCACCGCATCAGTGATTGGGACGAATTTCGTGCTCTTGCCCAAACTTATGGCGACAAGACCCTAGCAGAGATGGCACAACTGTGGCAAGGCGATATCAGCGAACGCACGATGTCTCGTGCTTTGGCGCAAATTGGGTGCACTCGAAAAAAAAGACCTACGGCGTGA